The Metabacillus schmidteae genome has a segment encoding these proteins:
- a CDS encoding DUF6123 family protein: MFGTVSDYVDYLISKGFVLGDDANGFIEFGQHYTDTQDEVVIIAIELTLKIQKEFDGSFFISLLENFKSEEITNRKEALLFMESLHLI, translated from the coding sequence ATGTTTGGAACGGTTAGTGATTATGTTGATTATTTAATAAGTAAGGGGTTTGTATTAGGAGATGACGCAAATGGATTTATAGAATTTGGTCAACACTACACGGATACTCAAGATGAAGTTGTCATTATTGCGATAGAATTAACCTTAAAAATTCAAAAGGAATTTGATGGTTCATTTTTTATTTCTCTATTAGAGAATTTTAAATCAGAGGAGATAACCAATCGTAAAGAAGCACTTCTTTTCATGGAATCATTACACTTAATTTGA
- the sspL gene encoding small, acid-soluble spore protein L, which yields MSSEKRGNNRGRKAPSVNPQGHAADVEFSMEPKSKLENAAKKKNTK from the coding sequence ATGAGTAGTGAAAAAAGAGGAAATAATCGAGGAAGAAAAGCACCTAGTGTTAATCCACAGGGACATGCAGCTGATGTTGAATTCTCTATGGAACCTAAAAGTAAACTAGAAAATGCAGCTAAGAAAAAAAACACAAAATAG
- a CDS encoding 5'-3' exonuclease, with the protein MEKDQHLLIVDGMALLFRSFFSTSVYGQFMINSKGIPTNAVTGLVKHLFAVIEYTKPTHIVCCWDMGSKTYRNDLFTDYKANRPEAPIELQPQFDLAKEVVEALNITNIGIEGFEADDCIGTLTKKFENEMKISIITGDKDILQLLNDSVDVLILQKGIGNYKHYTKESYVEEFLIEPRMLIDVKALMGDSSDNYPGVKGIGEKTAFKLISQYKSIDQLLLCLSELTKGQKTKIENDIEMLHLSRKLAEINCEAPLECLLNESVLLIEEEKALSIIKEHELRGIQSLLKNIMFTQEEAI; encoded by the coding sequence ATGGAAAAAGATCAACACTTATTAATAGTTGATGGAATGGCATTGCTTTTTCGTTCATTCTTTTCAACATCAGTTTATGGTCAATTTATGATCAATAGCAAAGGAATTCCGACGAATGCAGTAACAGGATTAGTAAAGCATTTATTTGCTGTTATAGAATATACAAAGCCAACGCATATTGTTTGCTGCTGGGATATGGGAAGTAAAACTTATCGAAATGATCTATTTACTGATTACAAAGCCAATAGACCTGAAGCACCGATTGAATTACAGCCTCAATTCGATTTGGCTAAAGAAGTGGTAGAAGCACTTAATATTACGAATATTGGTATTGAAGGCTTTGAAGCTGACGATTGCATTGGAACTTTAACGAAGAAGTTTGAAAATGAAATGAAAATTTCCATCATAACAGGGGATAAGGATATACTCCAATTATTAAATGATAGTGTAGATGTATTAATTTTACAAAAAGGCATAGGAAATTATAAACATTATACAAAAGAATCATATGTTGAAGAATTTTTAATTGAACCCCGTATGCTCATTGATGTAAAGGCATTAATGGGAGATTCAAGTGATAACTATCCGGGAGTAAAGGGAATTGGAGAAAAAACAGCATTTAAATTGATTTCTCAATATAAATCGATAGACCAACTACTTCTTTGTCTTTCAGAACTTACAAAGGGGCAAAAAACGAAAATTGAAAATGATATAGAGATGCTTCACCTTTCAAGAAAATTAGCTGAAATTAATTGTGAAGCCCCATTAGAATGTTTATTAAACGAGTCAGTTCTCCTTATAGAAGAAGAAAAAGCACTTTCTATTATTAAGGAACATGAATTAAGAGGGATCCAGTCTCTGCTTAAAAATATTATGTTTACTCAAGAAGAAGCAATCTAA
- a CDS encoding DUF2533 family protein → MSNVHEAISQHSNNQHQHIQSFLKLEAKREALIEEAIFRCVNSKPFEVEPINQVTSEMNRLASEGIVPMRKKVTKEMVQEFVERKYGK, encoded by the coding sequence ATGAGTAACGTACATGAAGCAATAAGTCAGCACAGTAATAATCAGCATCAACACATTCAATCTTTCTTAAAATTAGAAGCGAAAAGAGAAGCATTAATAGAAGAAGCTATTTTTCGCTGTGTAAATTCGAAACCATTTGAAGTTGAACCTATTAATCAGGTAACGTCTGAGATGAACAGGCTAGCATCAGAAGGGATTGTGCCGATGCGTAAAAAAGTTACAAAGGAAATGGTACAGGAATTTGTGGAAAGAAAATATGGTAAATAA
- a CDS encoding dynamin family protein, with the protein MTTVVKSKHLMQTIINLHEMIDEKDHENAIKLVEMAHKLEQEKLYIAFAGHFSAGKSSMINKLLDEQILPTSPIPTSANLVMLENGIEQVTLYSAAKESIELSGDYSIEQIKEYCKQGDDIERIRIKKPYDNLAEDVVIMDSPGIDSTDAAHKLSTESMLHLADIIFYVTDYNHVQSEENLSFIQEMKSRNKMIFLIVNQIDKHEEKEIRFQDFRQNIEGSFAEVGLHPQDVFFTTLRNDQHPYNDLEKVKELIRVVIQDKNRFLDQNISQSITQVVSEHIDKYEEQLDLTEQNEDEIRERLEDYTNKLNRLLAQIQQKEEKMEKLVLDTEEKVSAILKSANLIPFETRDKASAFIEAADPSFKVGLLFSKSKTEQEREKRKKELYDSLMKNTETQISWHFITLLKEFIQTYEIHDPKRIQEAQSFSINVPEQLVSDAIKTGASFNNQYILTYSSDVSELIKKQSKHQVMDLFKKMMDGINKEIQEQIDEINVSVKSEKERIGHYKEILFKFETLEQYRHSLQEINNGIFDSTHNEEKWLNEHQTYKKVTKDIRLQEKVVAAEESREDQLSKPQYNTRYSKRDEFIKSAEQAVKRLDNIQGFKQFTESLEGKINSFKNRSFTVALFGAFSAGKSSFANALIGERLLPSSPNPTTATINKIAPPTPEKAHGLVEVKLKSKEMLMKEIMISIPSLNNKNFTIESLAEILQNYQGQNKNETEQIAKYHKAIVDYQTLTSVGLTVQSDTNSFKDFVAKEEKACLVEEVIVYFDCSITRAGITLVDTPGADSLHKRHTDVAFQYIKKADAILYVTYYNHPFSKGDREFLRQLGRVKDSFTLDKMFFIINAVDLAKDEEEVNVVKSYIKDQFLKHEIRNVRLFGVSSLNVLSGQVDEEKDYFEFQKQFNTFIKEELTNTTLLSIKEDLNRCKERIQSLIHAAELSGKEKEERRESLLQEQMNVNDEIANLSHDHIVTSISKEIEELIFYVKQRLFFRFNDFFKESFHPSIFNQNADIQQALKICLEELVRTVEFELIQELQATSLRIEKVINKTLDGEFSRIVQLIKKKSKNVTLATIEFPEIQTPTIAVEFSSSMLATIQPALKLFKNTKSFFERNEKKIMSDDLSTKMDTPISSILNEYIEKFSKYYSDAIGSSHHLLIQEVKKQTEEGFSALLDIRHEDTDHLKTELAVITESVQLIEENNLQHH; encoded by the coding sequence ATGACAACTGTTGTAAAATCAAAACATTTGATGCAAACCATTATTAATCTTCATGAAATGATCGATGAAAAAGATCATGAAAATGCGATTAAATTAGTCGAAATGGCTCATAAGCTTGAACAAGAAAAATTGTATATTGCTTTTGCCGGCCATTTTTCGGCAGGAAAGTCATCTATGATAAACAAACTTTTAGATGAGCAAATTTTACCGACAAGTCCAATTCCTACAAGTGCTAACCTTGTTATGTTGGAAAATGGGATAGAGCAGGTAACTTTATATTCTGCAGCAAAAGAAAGTATTGAATTATCAGGTGACTACTCAATAGAACAAATCAAGGAATATTGTAAACAAGGGGACGATATTGAGAGGATCCGTATTAAGAAACCTTATGACAACTTAGCAGAAGATGTTGTCATTATGGATTCACCTGGGATTGATTCCACAGATGCAGCACATAAATTGTCAACAGAATCAATGCTTCATTTAGCTGATATTATTTTTTATGTAACCGACTACAATCATGTTCAATCAGAAGAGAATCTTTCATTTATCCAAGAAATGAAGAGTCGAAATAAAATGATTTTCTTGATTGTCAATCAAATTGATAAACATGAGGAAAAAGAAATTCGTTTCCAAGACTTTAGACAGAACATTGAGGGATCATTTGCAGAAGTAGGACTACATCCGCAAGACGTGTTCTTTACTACCTTAAGAAACGATCAACATCCTTATAATGATTTAGAAAAAGTGAAAGAGTTAATTAGAGTTGTCATTCAGGATAAAAATAGATTTCTGGATCAAAATATTTCTCAATCAATTACACAAGTTGTGTCGGAACATATTGACAAATATGAGGAACAGCTTGATCTAACAGAGCAAAACGAGGATGAGATTCGAGAGAGATTAGAGGATTATACAAACAAATTGAATCGTTTACTTGCGCAGATACAGCAGAAAGAAGAGAAGATGGAAAAGCTTGTCTTAGATACAGAAGAAAAAGTATCAGCAATATTAAAAAGTGCTAACTTAATTCCATTTGAAACAAGGGATAAGGCTTCAGCGTTTATTGAGGCTGCAGATCCTTCTTTTAAGGTTGGTTTACTTTTTTCGAAGTCTAAAACCGAACAAGAACGTGAAAAAAGAAAAAAAGAATTATATGACAGTCTGATGAAAAATACAGAAACGCAAATTTCATGGCACTTTATAACATTACTTAAAGAATTTATTCAAACATATGAAATTCATGATCCAAAGCGTATTCAAGAAGCTCAATCGTTTTCCATCAACGTTCCAGAGCAACTAGTATCTGATGCAATAAAAACAGGTGCTTCGTTTAATAATCAGTATATTTTAACGTATTCCTCCGATGTTAGTGAATTAATCAAAAAGCAAAGTAAGCATCAAGTTATGGACTTATTTAAAAAGATGATGGATGGTATAAATAAAGAAATTCAAGAGCAAATCGATGAAATAAATGTAAGTGTAAAGAGCGAAAAAGAAAGAATTGGCCATTATAAAGAGATTTTATTCAAGTTCGAGACACTTGAGCAATATCGACATTCACTGCAGGAAATAAATAATGGAATATTTGATTCAACTCATAATGAAGAAAAATGGTTAAATGAGCATCAGACATATAAGAAAGTAACAAAAGACATCCGATTACAAGAAAAGGTAGTGGCTGCTGAAGAATCAAGAGAGGATCAATTATCAAAGCCTCAATACAATACTCGTTACAGTAAGAGGGATGAGTTTATAAAGAGTGCAGAGCAGGCTGTCAAACGTCTTGACAATATCCAAGGGTTTAAGCAATTTACAGAGTCACTTGAAGGGAAGATTAACAGTTTTAAAAACCGCTCCTTTACTGTTGCATTATTCGGTGCCTTCAGTGCAGGAAAATCTTCCTTTGCTAACGCACTTATAGGAGAAAGACTGTTACCTTCATCTCCTAATCCGACGACAGCGACGATAAATAAAATAGCTCCGCCAACACCTGAAAAGGCACATGGGTTAGTTGAAGTGAAATTGAAATCAAAAGAGATGTTAATGAAGGAAATAATGATTAGTATCCCTTCTTTGAATAATAAGAACTTTACGATTGAGAGCTTGGCAGAAATTCTTCAGAACTATCAAGGCCAAAATAAAAACGAAACTGAACAGATAGCAAAGTATCATAAAGCGATAGTGGATTATCAAACGTTAACAAGTGTAGGACTTACCGTACAATCGGATACGAATTCATTTAAGGACTTTGTTGCTAAGGAAGAAAAGGCATGTTTAGTGGAAGAGGTCATTGTTTATTTTGACTGCTCGATTACAAGGGCAGGTATAACATTGGTGGATACGCCAGGAGCAGATTCTTTGCATAAAAGACATACAGATGTAGCGTTTCAATATATTAAAAAGGCAGATGCTATTCTTTATGTCACTTATTACAACCACCCATTCTCAAAAGGTGATCGGGAATTTTTAAGACAATTAGGAAGGGTTAAGGATTCTTTTACACTAGATAAAATGTTCTTCATTATCAACGCAGTCGATTTAGCTAAAGATGAAGAAGAAGTGAATGTTGTTAAGTCTTATATTAAAGATCAGTTTTTAAAACATGAGATAAGAAATGTACGTCTATTTGGAGTATCTAGTTTAAATGTTTTATCAGGCCAAGTAGATGAAGAAAAAGACTATTTTGAATTTCAAAAACAGTTCAATACATTTATTAAAGAGGAATTAACGAATACAACTCTTTTATCAATTAAGGAAGATTTAAATCGTTGCAAGGAAAGGATTCAATCTCTTATTCATGCTGCCGAGTTGAGTGGCAAGGAAAAAGAGGAGAGAAGAGAAAGCCTTCTGCAAGAGCAAATGAATGTCAACGATGAAATAGCAAATTTATCTCATGACCATATTGTTACATCTATTTCTAAAGAAATAGAAGAGCTGATTTTTTACGTGAAGCAGCGTCTATTTTTCCGATTTAATGACTTTTTTAAGGAGAGCTTCCATCCGAGCATATTTAACCAAAATGCTGACATTCAACAAGCGTTAAAAATTTGTTTAGAAGAGCTTGTCAGAACGGTAGAATTTGAATTAATTCAAGAACTGCAAGCTACATCATTAAGAATAGAAAAAGTTATTAACAAAACCTTAGATGGTGAGTTCAGCCGGATTGTACAGCTCATAAAGAAAAAGTCTAAAAATGTTACACTTGCTACAATTGAGTTTCCCGAAATTCAAACACCAACAATTGCTGTTGAATTTTCATCAAGTATGCTGGCAACTATTCAGCCGGCTTTGAAGTTATTTAAGAATACAAAATCTTTCTTTGAGCGCAATGAGAAAAAGATCATGTCTGATGACTTATCTACAAAAATGGATACACCTATTTCAAGTATATTAAATGAATATATTGAAAAATTTTCAAAATATTATAGTGATGCAATTGGATCATCTCATCACCTCCTAATACAAGAGGTAAAAAAACAAACTGAGGAAGGCTTTTCAGCTTTGTTGGATATCCGTCATGAAGACACAGATCACTTAAAAACAGAGTTAGCTGTCATTACAGAAAGTGTTCAATTAATAGAAGAGAATAATCTTCAACATCATTAA
- a CDS encoding Fur-regulated basic protein FbpC, with product MTMLFVGCTVVTYSLLIGYILKNIDTQKA from the coding sequence ATGACGATGTTATTTGTCGGTTGTACCGTTGTTACGTATAGTCTGTTAATTGGCTACATACTAAAAAATATTGATACCCAAAAAGCATAA
- a CDS encoding isoprenylcysteine carboxyl methyltransferase family protein, whose protein sequence is MFYIVFFFLIAQRITELFIARKNEKWMKNRGGIEHGSDHYPYIVSLHLLFLISFFIEVQVFQRGLTDIWIVMFPILFLTQVLRYWAVFSLGNYWNTKIMIVPGDVVISRGPYKFVKHPNYIVVAVEILLLPLLFHAYITAILFTIMNVVMMTIRIPAEESALQTYTNYHEVFPVKSRFSPKR, encoded by the coding sequence ATGTTTTACATTGTCTTTTTCTTTTTAATCGCACAAAGAATAACTGAGCTGTTTATTGCAAGAAAAAATGAAAAGTGGATGAAGAATAGAGGTGGAATTGAGCATGGAAGTGACCATTATCCTTATATTGTGTCCTTACATCTGCTCTTTTTAATCTCCTTTTTTATAGAAGTGCAAGTTTTTCAAAGAGGGTTAACAGACATATGGATTGTTATGTTTCCAATCCTGTTTTTGACACAGGTTTTACGGTATTGGGCAGTATTTTCACTAGGGAATTATTGGAACACGAAAATAATGATTGTTCCAGGTGATGTGGTCATTTCACGGGGACCGTACAAATTTGTAAAACATCCGAATTATATTGTTGTAGCGGTTGAAATTTTATTACTACCTTTATTATTTCATGCGTATATAACTGCAATTCTGTTTACGATCATGAATGTAGTGATGATGACGATAAGAATTCCTGCTGAAGAATCCGCTCTTCAAACATATACGAATTATCATGAAGTCTTTCCGGTTAAGTCCAGATTTTCACCGAAAAGGTAA
- a CDS encoding type III polyketide synthase, translating into MAYILSVGKSIPQYELTQDSTIEFAKEIFEDSFKDFDRLLPVFKNGEIEKRQFAQPVEWYKKPRSFEEKNNLYIKTAVKHGIEAVENCLSNKALLHSNIKYEEVDALFFVSTTGLSTPSIEAKIMNALPFKETTKRIPIWGLGCAGGASGLSRAYEYCKAYPDSTVLVISVELCSLTFQHDDRSKSNLIGTSLFADGVACTCVAGKNVDWKSKSKLHSVPKILDTRSTMMRNSEDVMGWEIKNNGLYVIFSRDIPSIIKKWLRPQVIDFLEENKMKLDDINHFIAHPGGKKVIDAYKEGLGFSEEQLQISKEVLINHGNMSSVTVMYVLELYLQRELGKAKEYGLIGALGPGFSSEMLLVQWEE; encoded by the coding sequence TTGGCCTATATCTTATCGGTAGGAAAATCTATTCCTCAATATGAATTGACTCAAGATTCAACTATAGAATTTGCAAAAGAAATATTTGAGGATTCATTTAAAGATTTTGATCGCCTTTTACCCGTTTTTAAAAATGGTGAAATAGAAAAACGGCAATTTGCACAGCCTGTTGAATGGTACAAAAAGCCCCGATCGTTTGAAGAGAAAAATAATCTTTATATTAAAACAGCAGTGAAACATGGTATTGAAGCGGTGGAAAATTGCCTTTCTAATAAAGCGTTATTACATAGCAATATCAAGTATGAAGAGGTTGATGCACTCTTTTTTGTAAGCACAACTGGATTATCAACTCCAAGTATAGAGGCAAAAATAATGAATGCCTTGCCTTTTAAAGAAACGACAAAGCGAATTCCAATCTGGGGATTGGGATGTGCTGGAGGGGCTTCAGGCTTGTCTCGTGCTTATGAATATTGTAAGGCCTATCCAGACTCGACGGTTCTTGTTATTTCAGTGGAATTATGCAGCTTAACTTTTCAACATGATGATAGGTCAAAAAGTAATTTAATTGGTACATCCCTTTTTGCAGATGGTGTTGCATGTACTTGTGTGGCGGGAAAAAATGTTGATTGGAAATCAAAATCCAAATTACATTCTGTCCCTAAAATACTTGATACAAGATCAACAATGATGCGCAATTCCGAGGATGTAATGGGGTGGGAAATTAAAAATAATGGGCTGTATGTTATTTTTTCACGAGATATTCCTTCGATTATTAAAAAGTGGCTTCGACCACAAGTTATTGATTTCTTGGAAGAAAATAAAATGAAATTAGACGATATAAACCACTTCATTGCCCATCCGGGAGGAAAAAAAGTAATCGATGCTTATAAAGAAGGTCTTGGTTTTTCAGAAGAACAATTACAAATTTCAAAAGAAGTATTAATAAACCATGGAAATATGTCATCTGTAACGGTTATGTATGTTTTAGAATTATATCTCCAAAGGGAACTAGGTAAAGCGAAAGAGTATGGTTTAATTGGTGCTCTCGGACCTGGATTTAGCTCTGAAATGTTACTTGTTCAATGGGAGGAATGA
- a CDS encoding AraC family transcriptional regulator: MSEKTHKQNNELVNLIMRNSKQDGVHSTTVPSLFLIRESMITEPISRVNEPSFCIILQGEKEVLLGKERFLYGSGHYIVASVDLPVTGQVVKASKESPYLALKLEFTPGQILNVLNETNIKFIQEKNTKRAMFVSEVEPFLIDAVLRLARLIDNPKHIPVLAPLIKKEIIYWILQGPHSGSLEQIAVEGSNASRIREVIDYLIKNVEKSLRIEELAEIANMSVSSLHRHFKDVTALSPIQFQKQLRLQEARRLLLDDPTDVANVAFKVGYESQSQFSREYSRMFGLPPREDIKRMRDNYI, from the coding sequence ATGTCTGAAAAAACCCACAAACAAAATAATGAACTTGTTAACCTTATTATGCGCAATTCAAAACAGGATGGTGTCCATTCTACAACAGTACCCTCTTTATTTCTTATCCGCGAATCCATGATTACTGAACCCATTTCTAGAGTTAACGAGCCGTCTTTTTGTATAATCCTCCAAGGAGAGAAGGAGGTCTTATTGGGAAAGGAACGCTTTTTGTACGGTTCCGGTCACTATATTGTGGCATCCGTTGACTTGCCGGTTACAGGACAAGTGGTTAAAGCCTCAAAAGAATCACCCTATCTAGCTCTCAAACTTGAATTTACACCAGGCCAAATTTTGAACGTACTAAATGAAACAAATATTAAATTTATACAGGAAAAGAACACTAAAAGAGCTATGTTTGTTAGCGAAGTAGAACCGTTTTTGATAGATGCAGTTCTAAGATTAGCTCGTTTAATAGACAATCCAAAGCATATTCCTGTCCTTGCTCCATTAATAAAAAAAGAAATTATCTATTGGATCTTACAAGGTCCACATAGTGGATCTCTTGAGCAAATAGCAGTAGAAGGTAGCAATGCGTCTAGAATAAGAGAAGTTATAGACTATCTTATAAAAAATGTAGAAAAGTCTCTTCGAATTGAGGAGCTTGCCGAAATTGCCAATATGAGTGTTTCATCGTTACACAGACATTTTAAAGATGTAACCGCATTGAGTCCCATTCAGTTTCAAAAACAATTGAGATTGCAGGAAGCTAGGCGTTTGTTATTGGATGATCCAACAGATGTAGCAAACGTTGCATTTAAGGTGGGGTACGAGAGTCAATCGCAATTCAGTCGAGAATACTCCCGGATGTTCGGATTGCCACCTAGAGAAGATATAAAACGAATGAGAGATAATTACATTTAA
- a CDS encoding aldo/keto reductase, protein MEYVKLGNTGLDVSRFCLGCMGFGDADKWLHQWVINEEESRTVIKKALELGVNFFDTANVYSLGTSEEYLGRALKDYSNRDEVVIATKVHGQMHKGPNGSGLSRKAIMSEIDKSLKRLETDYVDLYIIHRWDYTTPIEETMEALHDIVKSGKARYIGASAMYAWQFQKALYVAEKNGWTKFVSMQNHLNLIYREEEREMLPFCKEEKIGVTPYSPLASGRLTRDWSVTTHRSETDQIQKSKYDATADADRLVVERVAFIAKKHGVPLTHIALAWLLQKETITAPIIGATKVSHLEDAVGALQVKLIPEEIEFLEEPYVPHRIVGHS, encoded by the coding sequence ATGGAGTATGTGAAACTTGGTAATACAGGCTTAGATGTATCTCGATTTTGTCTTGGATGTATGGGTTTTGGGGACGCTGACAAATGGCTTCATCAATGGGTAATTAATGAAGAAGAATCTCGTACTGTCATAAAAAAAGCCCTAGAGTTAGGGGTTAATTTTTTTGATACAGCAAACGTGTACTCACTTGGTACCAGTGAGGAGTATCTTGGTCGAGCTTTGAAAGATTATTCAAATCGTGATGAAGTTGTGATAGCAACTAAAGTACATGGACAAATGCATAAAGGTCCAAATGGTTCTGGTCTCTCTAGAAAAGCAATTATGAGTGAAATTGATAAAAGTCTTAAGAGATTGGAAACTGATTATGTAGATCTTTATATCATCCATCGCTGGGATTACACTACTCCTATTGAAGAAACAATGGAAGCATTGCATGATATAGTGAAGTCAGGAAAAGCAAGATACATAGGTGCATCTGCCATGTACGCTTGGCAGTTTCAAAAAGCATTATACGTGGCTGAAAAAAATGGCTGGACGAAGTTCGTTTCCATGCAGAACCACCTCAACCTAATCTACCGTGAAGAAGAAAGAGAAATGCTGCCTTTTTGTAAGGAAGAGAAAATTGGTGTCACTCCATATAGCCCTCTTGCTTCAGGGAGATTAACACGGGACTGGTCTGTTACCACACATCGTTCTGAGACAGATCAAATCCAAAAATCAAAATACGATGCGACTGCTGATGCTGACAGACTAGTAGTTGAACGAGTAGCATTTATTGCAAAAAAACACGGTGTTCCTCTAACACATATTGCACTTGCTTGGTTATTACAAAAAGAAACAATAACAGCGCCAATTATTGGGGCGACAAAAGTATCGCATCTTGAAGATGCTGTAGGTGCTTTACAAGTAAAGCTTATACCTGAAGAAATTGAGTTTCTTGAAGAGCCATATGTCCCTCATAGAATAGTAGGACATAGTTAA
- a CDS encoding MFS transporter produces MERLWSKSFIFMVLGMFFLFTAFYMLYPTLPLYINERGGSESQVGLAMGAFMLSSVIFRPFVGALLDRFGRRPFIIWGVLSFAAAMYMYNWMGGIMILMILRILHGMTWAVSTTSIITAVTDLIPSGRRGEGMGWSGMAMTLAMAIGPMFGLWITQNLSYHSLFLIAVIISVLALVLSFCAKTTFTRPTEVNKIELFEKSVLPITISVFLLFIAYGGITSFIPLFTDSIKVNSGTFFLVYAATLVLIRPLAGKLSDRYSEAFVIIPGMVITITSLIVLSYSVNLLGVIISACLYGIGFGSAQPALQAATLRLVNPERTGVANASFSTGADLGIGLGAIILGWVSQYSSYQMLFTVSALSVLFSLLMFTFFVKTTLKTNKLPPRKSNTLSSETS; encoded by the coding sequence TTGGAACGCCTATGGTCGAAGTCATTTATCTTTATGGTTTTAGGGATGTTTTTCTTATTTACTGCGTTTTATATGCTGTATCCAACACTGCCACTCTACATAAACGAAAGAGGTGGAAGTGAATCACAGGTAGGCCTAGCCATGGGTGCCTTTATGTTGTCTTCCGTTATCTTTCGACCTTTTGTAGGCGCATTGTTAGATAGATTTGGTAGACGTCCCTTTATTATTTGGGGAGTCCTTTCCTTTGCAGCAGCTATGTACATGTACAATTGGATGGGCGGAATTATGATTTTAATGATTCTAAGAATCTTGCACGGAATGACCTGGGCAGTTTCCACGACCTCCATCATCACCGCTGTTACAGATTTAATTCCGTCCGGTCGGCGCGGAGAGGGGATGGGATGGTCTGGCATGGCTATGACATTAGCTATGGCAATTGGTCCCATGTTCGGACTTTGGATCACTCAAAATTTATCCTACCATTCTCTATTTCTTATTGCAGTCATTATTTCCGTCTTAGCACTAGTTTTATCATTCTGTGCAAAAACAACGTTTACACGTCCAACAGAAGTGAACAAAATAGAACTGTTCGAAAAATCAGTCCTACCCATTACAATATCTGTCTTTTTGCTGTTTATCGCATATGGTGGCATAACTAGCTTTATACCACTGTTTACTGACTCGATAAAGGTCAACTCGGGGACATTCTTTTTGGTATATGCAGCCACTCTCGTCCTTATCCGTCCCCTTGCCGGAAAGCTTTCCGACAGATATAGTGAGGCGTTTGTCATCATTCCGGGAATGGTTATTACCATTACTTCCCTAATTGTTTTAAGTTACTCAGTCAATTTACTTGGAGTAATCATTTCGGCTTGTTTATACGGTATTGGATTTGGCTCTGCACAACCTGCACTTCAAGCAGCAACACTCCGTCTTGTTAACCCAGAACGTACAGGTGTAGCCAATGCGTCTTTCTCCACAGGAGCTGACCTTGGCATTGGTCTAGGTGCGATCATATTAGGTTGGGTTTCCCAATACTCGAGTTATCAAATGCTGTTCACTGTTAGTGCCTTGTCAGTTTTGTTTTCATTACTCATGTTCACCTTTTTTGTAAAAACTACCTTGAAAACAAACAAGCTACCCCCTCGAAAATCTAATACTCTTTCATCTGAAACAAGTTAA